Proteins found in one Silene latifolia isolate original U9 population unplaced genomic scaffold, ASM4854445v1 scaffold_20.1, whole genome shotgun sequence genomic segment:
- the LOC141638346 gene encoding galactoside 2-alpha-L-fucosyltransferase-like, translating to MRNLQFFRDLQLTELFSKRISEVRKHSRVTTILFICFTALVIFKVKNSKQILFQPSSNTKCSDKFDQNITASVIVGYDTLTVIYITGERNNTSKGGVNNTSNIPVKHEQGLFKELAPLFNKNSCLSRFQHSSYRKNKPYNPSPYLISKLRAYQDLHSRCGPLTLSYKRAIRKLSSPSSSTSTTTTDPTQCKYLVWTPANGLGNRIVSITSAFLYALLQSRVLLVEFRPEMDDLFCEPFPNSTWLFPNSFPLTHNWTNITSLKDQVNSRPLYFLNLQHGNGDFTIRHFHCNDTQSLLQTFPVLILKTDQYFAPSLFLMPSFKQELNRMFPLKGSVFHLLGRYLFNPSNNAWGLITRFYQAYLAHSDMKIGLQVRVFAVNKVPYEQIMKQILSCILPNHILPSFGTNVSLSQNSTPTPISKSVLVSSLYPQFSEQLRNMYWVRPTLTGDVIGVYQPSHEEYQKFGDNMHNMKAWAEMYLLSLCDVLVTSGQSTFGYVAQGLGGLKPWILDKLDGRNARNSSCKRGISSEPCFHIAPTNDCSGDKIGNITAVNSHLRQCEDMWWGMKLVND from the exons ATGAGAAATCTGCAATTTTTTCGAGACCTGCAACTCACTGAACTGTTCTCTAAGAGGATCTCTGAAGTAAGAAAACACTCAAGAGTTACAACAATCTTGTTTATATGTTTCACAGCTCTCGTTATCTTCAAGGTCAAGAACTCGAAACAAATTCTGTTTCAGCCTTCTTCAAATACAAAATGTTCCGACAAATTTGATCAAAATATTACAGCATCAGTGATT GTCGGATATGATACTTTAACGGTGATATATATCACAGGTGAGCGGAACAATACATCAAAAGGCGGTGTTAATAATACTAGCAACATTCCGGTGAAGCATGAACAAGGCCTATTTAAAGAGTTAGCCCCTCTATTTAACAAAAACTCATGCTTAAGCCGTTTCCAACATTCCTCATACCGAAAAAACAAACCTTACAACCCGTCTCCATACCTCATATCCAAACTTCGAGCCTATCAAGACCTTCATTCACGGTGTGGGCCCCTCACACTGTCATATAAACGAGCCATAAGAAAGCTTTCGAGTCCATCGTCCAGCACTAGTACTACTACTACTGACCCCACACAATGCAAGTACTTAGTTTGGACTCCGGCCAATGGATTAGGCAACAGAATTGTGAGCATCACTTCTGCTTTCCTTTACGCGCTTCTTCAATCCCGAGTACTCCTCGTTGAGTTTCGGCCTGAAATGGATGACTTATTTTGTGAGCCATTTCCTAATTCCACTTGGCTTTTTCCCAACAGTTTCCCTCTTACACACAATTGGACTAACATAACTTCACTCAAAGATCAGGTCAATTCTAGGCCTCTATACTTCCTTAACCTACAACACGGAAATGGCGATTTTACCATACGACATTTCCATTGTAATGACACTCAATCTCTCCTACAAACCTTTCCTGTTCTAATCTTAAAAACAGATCAATACTTCGCGCCTTCGCTTTTTCTAATGCCTTCCTTCAAGCAAGAGCTAAACAGAATGTTCCCTTTAAAAGGTTCGGTTTTTCATCTATTAGGCCGCTACCTATTCAACCCGTCTAACAACGCTTGGGGGCTAATCACGAGATTCTATCAGGCTTACTTAGCCCATTCCGACATGAAAATCGGCCTCCAAGTAAGGGTTTTCGCTGTTAATAAAGTACCTTATGAACAAATTATGAAACAAATTTTATCATGTATTCTTCCTAATCATATACTCCCTTCATTCGGTACAAATGTTTCACTGTCACAAAACTCGACTCCAACTCCAATCTCAAAATCAGTTCTAGTTTCATCGTTATACCCTCAATTTTCAGAACAATTAAGGAACATGTATTGGGTAAGACCGACATTGACAGGAGACGTGATCGGAGTTTATCAACCTAGTCATGAAGAATATCAGAAATTTGGTGATAATATGCATAATATGAAGGCATGGGCAGAAATGTATTTACTAAGTCTGTGTGATGTCTTGGTAACTAGTGGTCAGTCCACGTTTGGTTATGTTGCACAAGGTCTAGGGGGATTAAAACCATGGATTTTGGACAAGCTAGACGGTAGAAATGCTCGAAATTCTTCGTGTAAACGAGGAATTTCTTCTGAGCCTTGTTTTCATATCGCTCCCACGAATGATTGCAGTGGTGATAAGATTGGTAATATTACTGCTGTGAATTCTCATCTGAGGCAGTGTGAGGATATGTGGTGGGGAATGAAGTTAGTGAATGATTAA